The genomic DNA taaaatcattttttctgaggcagggtcctgatctgtcacccaggctggctggagttcagtgacgcTGTtatggctcaagcaatcctcccacctcagccttctgagtagctaggaccacaggtgcatgcaccatcctggctaatttttgtattttttgtagagacggtgtttcagcatgttgcccaggctggtcttgaattcctgggctcaagcaatcctccctcctcggcctcccaaagtgctaggattacaggtttgagccaccgcacctggccttaaaaatcattttcttttctgtagcttactttattgtaggaatacagtatataaaacataggacatacaaaatatgttaatTGATTGTTATCCATAAGACTTCTAGTCAACAGTGGGCTATTAGTATAGTCATCCCTCCTCTCTGTATACATGAGAGATTGATTCCAGGACCTACTGCAGATCCCAAAACCTGTACATATTCAAGTTGCGCACAGTCTGTTTTTCAAAACCTGCACATACAAAAAGTCAGTCCTCTGTGTAAGTGGGTTTTGCATCCTGTGAATATTGTATTTTTGATCCCTGtttagttgaaaaaaaattcGTGTTTAAATGGGCTCACgaagttcaaacccatgttgttcaaggttCAACTGTAGTTAAGTTTGGAGTCAAGTTATGCCAAATATTGACTGCATGGGAGATGGGGTGAGGTTAGCACCCCTAACCCCCttttgttcaagggtcaactgtattgcCTTTTCCAATATGTTGTAAGGATAAGTATTGTTTCAGAAAAGATTTACTTCAAGTATATATGGGTATGTGCTTGTGTTTGTAATGGGTaacaaagtaaaatgtatttatttttgtaagtcaCAGACAAAAGTGTCTAAAAGCGCTACTGCTCTAGCAATAGCATTGCTGAATTGTTTATCTTCAGCCTTAATGGAGATAATGCCAGGTTGCTCTCCAAAATGATCATACCAAATCACAGTCTCAACAGCAGTGTGAGATGTTCCATATCTCTCTATATAGATATTCTATATATTATACCTATGTTCCATACCCTCACCTGAACTTAATAGTGTCAGACTTTTCATGTGCTATCAATCCAGTGGGTGTTGAAtagtatcttaatgtggttttcaGTTGAGTTTTTCAGATTTCTAATACATCTTTTCATACATTTGACCACTTAAATTTTGCTTATTGTGAGTCATCTGTTTATATCCCTTAGTTGTATATTATGCAATACAACCCTCACAACAACTCTCTGAAGGAGCCAGCagtatagatgaagaaactaaatcCGGGAGAAATCTTGCTTAAAGTAACCCAGCTAATGCGTTTTGAGCTGAAATTTGAGTTCAGATGTAGAGAACCCCTAAGCCTATGCCTTTTGTTTTACACTACATGCCAGGGCCCAAAGTcatgttagaaaaaaaacaaaaaaaacagaggaagagaacAAATAAATTTGAACATGCAACCATGAGCAACCATGTCTTGTGTCAAACTAGGCTTTGTGCAATTAACATAGATTATTTCCCTGCGTCCTCACATCAACCTGTGAGGTAAAACATGTTATCTCCAttctacaggtgagaaaactaaggcatagagaaatgaagaaatttgcCTTGGAAGGGTTAAATTACAGCTAGGGACAGAATCGCAATTCAAACATGAATCTCAACTCAAACACAAGCACAGATCTCAATCACAGAAACTCAAACAGATCTGCCTGATTACAAAGTCCATCCCTGTTCCACAATAATGTCTATCCAAAAATATTCCTGGTGTAAGGTAAAGGCCTCCTGCAAATCAAGCCTGACTCATGATCTCGTAGAGCCGGGTCTTGACCTGCTTCCCTACTTTCTCTCCAGATCCCCATATGTTTCTACTTCAATGAGGTCAGGACTATACTATCTTTCTGCAGAATCCTGGTCTGAGGTAGCCTTAAAAcaggcccagctctgctgcttcACATTAACCATCTGAGCAAGGTTAGCTCCCATTCATTGATTGCTCTTTTACTTCCTCAGGCTTCTCTAATGAAGCCCAATCAGGGTCTCAACACCTTCCATGCTAAACCGGAAAATTATAAGCAGAGTCCTTAAACGTggctgcacattaaaatcacttgtgaacttaaaaaaaatcctcatgcGCTAGTTACAACCCAGACCCATTACATCAGAATGGTACCCAGGCATTATTAATAGTTCAAGcttcccagatgattctaatctacagccaagattgagaaccactgttacAGCATCTTCTTCAAGCTCCAGCAGCCATACTCAGTAGCTTCCACATTTTAGGTTCTCAAAGTAACTTCTTGGAGCACTTGTAAAGACCCAGATCTCTGGACACCACCCTGAAGAATCCATGTTTGGGTTCAGACCCAGGAGTCTACATTCTTAATAATCACCCCAGATAGTTTCACTGCAGATTATTAGCAGACCATATTTTGGGAAATGCTGCATTAGAGGCATGGAAGTAGGATGGGAACAGGAGGCCTCTGGCCCTTTAAGGGTAGATTAAGGGACTACTTTTAAGGCCGTAAGGCAAAGTAGGGTCAGGCTGCTTTTTTTCATTCTAGTGGATAGGTTAAGGAAGTGGGGCCTGAAATGGACCTCTCCTTTTAgtttcctcagcctctcaattggTACTATCTTGTTCTCAGCCCCGGAGAGCTGGAGGGGCATGCTGCCTTGTTCCACCTTCTGTTTGTTTTGATGCCAAGAGGCCAAGTTTTTAGGCATTCTTTGGCCCAGAAGATCCTCTTAGAGAAAGCAACATAGGGCCTGCCTGACTTTCTTTTTCGTGCCCCATCCTTGGTTGTAGAGCCAGGATGCAGTTATCTGCATGAAAGGAAACGGTCAGAGTGACATCCCTTGGACTTGTGTTGGGGCCTGTTGTTGAACACCAAGCCTTTCAAGATGGTCCTCCTCAGTATtcttagaattctttttctttgggaACTGGTGCTTATCATGGAACACAGGGCCCAAATGGCAGAAGGAGGGCAGTCCTCTATTTTCCTCCCAGCTGAGGCCCCTACCTTGCCTCTGATTCAGGAGCTGCTAGAAGAATCCCCTGGTGAACAGTCAAGGAAGCCCCGGCTCCTAGGACATTCACTGCGGTACATGCTGGAGTTGTACCAGCGTTCAGCTGACTCACATGGGCACCCTAGAGAGAACCGCACCATTGGGGCCACCATGGTGAGGCTGGTGAAACCCTTGACCAATGTAGCAAAGCCTCGCAGAGGTGAGTTGTTATGACCCCATACTGCCCTGGAGGGGAGAGAAGTGGAGAAGAGTGTAGGGAAAAGGGAATTGGTAGGTTTGCGGCCTTATTGCCTTGTGGGCACGTTGTTTCTTTAGTCTTGGCTTTCAAAGGATAGTAAGGGAGAAGCCGGCACCGAGCCTACTTCTTTAAGGGAATCAACTTAAGAACAGATTGCTTTGGTGCCTACTGAGAAGTCTTTTCTGGGTCCCAGGACAACTGAATGATGTGTTAACACCTATCTTTCACAGAAACTTTTTGCTTGTGATAGTTCTGAAAACTGTAATTCAGATATACCCAGCTATACTCTTGTGAAGGGCTATTTAAGTGGCATTTTGCTCTTAGAAGGCATAGAGTACCGGATGCTGAGTTGGGGAAACTTATAAGGCCTCAGAAAGGACATAAATAAGCTAACATCTGAGGGTCTGCATACCTGGCTCTGTGAGCATCTGCTATTGTATTTAATTCTTAATGAAAGCTACTATCTCAGCTGTCTTGATGCAATTAGCCTGATTTTAAAACTAACACATGgggaggttaagtaatttgcaaATGTTACAGAGTGGGtcgcagagatgggatttccgcTCAAGTCTGTCTGATTCTAAAGTCTGTCGGTAACTTCTTAAGTCTTTAAATGCAGTATTCCAATATCCTCGTACCCGCAGCGGTTTTTCTACTTGGGTCATATTGCTACCTTGGGATTCTGGTACTAAGTGtattttggaactttttttttgttcccatcacatttgattttgcttttaacATTTGCATCAGACATTGTTCCAGGACAGCAGTGGGCTCTTGAAGTGTAGGATTCTCTAGGGAATGCAGACAGTCATCAACTTCAAGGAATTCTTGGGAACCTAATGAGATCAATCTGTGGCCTTCACTAgtctcaaagacaaaaagagacagGACTTAACCCCTTCCCCAAGTAAAACAAACATTCTCATACCTGACCCTTACTGTgagcttactgtgtgccaggcattgcacaaaatattttatacatattatcttaatcctcacaactaccAGATTAGGTAGGTAGTATTAACATACCTGCTtgacaggtgaagaaactgaggatcagagtcACTTAAAGTCATACAACTAGTAATTGCTAAAGCCAGGTATCAAACCCAGGCTCTCAGGCCCAAAGCCTGTGTGTTAATCATCATGCTGTTCTGACTCTCCGTTGGATTTTAATTGAGTGCCAGGCAGTGTGTTTGGGTTGGGTATATAGAAGCAAAAAATTTCCCCGACCTCTAGAAGCCCCCAGTATAGTGGAATGGATAATTACATAATATTACAGTATGCCAAGTGCTTTGGAAAGGATAAACAGTAGGGCTCCCAGGACCTATGAGAAGAAATGGCTCATTGCTGGAAGCGAGGAGACTATTGGAATGCCTCATGGAGGAGGTAGTACTTGAAAttgtgctttattattattatttttttcagccaTCCTGGTGTGGGGGGTCAGGAACAGGTCCCAGGTGTCCCAGCCCGACCAGAAGGCCCCCCTCAGCCAGGCCCTGTGCCCACACTGCGCTCTGCCAGCCACCCTCAACCCCTAGCCTGAAGAGGCCAGGCTGCTCCCTCGAGGAGGGTAGGGGCAGGGAGGGTCAGGAAGCCTCCGGCAGGGTCTAGAGATGTGAGTGCCTGTGTGCTTGTCtgagtcctttttttttaaaaaaaaaaaaaaaaagaaaaaagaataataaaaattaaattaaaagaataaagaggaagaaagaggaagagggagagagagagagaacacgggagtgttgctttattgcctggctaaaatgcaatctaaaaatgggtatgcctataattgtgcttaataatggagacatgaaaaaaatgagggaagaaaataacaaacaagcagccaaccaatatttcatttaaacctataagtaggtatgatgtggtactgataagcatgtgtattttgtgtatttaaactggagagttctataaatattaagctgatttgttccagatctgagttcaagtcctggatatcattgttaattttctgtctaatattaatgttgaagtctcccactattgtgtgggagtctaggtctctttataagtcttatgtatctgggtattcgtgtattgggtgtgtatatatttaggatcttgaGCTCTTCTTGTtccattgatccttttatcattatataatgtccttctttgcttcttttgttgctttaaagactattttatcagaggcaaaaattgcaactcatgctttttgtttatttttgctctccatttggttgatacatctttctccatccctttgttttgagtctttgtgtatccttgcatgtgaggcgggtctggatgcagcataccaatggattttcgctttttatccaatttgcctgtctgtatCTTTGGATTGGaagatttagtcgatttaaatttacaattaaaaataatatatgtgcgtttaatactgccatttaatgttagctggctgttctGCCCATTAATTAATGTAAATTCTTCGttatgttgatgctttttactctttggtattttttagaaaggctgatactgtttgttcctttctatgtgtagtggttctttcagaagctcttgtaaagcaggcctggtggtgatgaaatctctgagtgcttgattgttcacaaaagattttatttttccttcgcttatgaagcttagtttggctggatgtaaaattctgggttgaaagttcttttctttaaggatattgaatattggcccccactctctcctggcttgtagggtttctgctgagagatctgctgtgagtctgataggcttccctttgtgggtaacctgacctttctctctggctgcccttagtattttctccttcatttcaaccctggtgaatctgacgattatgtgccttggggttactcttcttgaggtatatctttgtggtgttctctgtattacctggagttgaatattgtcctgccttgctaggttgggaaaattttcctgaataatatcctgaagcatattttctagcttggattcattctcttcgtcacattcaggtacacctatcaaacgtagattaggtcttttcacatagtcccatatttcttggagactttgctagttcctttttatccttttttctctaatctgtcttcccattttattttattaagttggtctttgatctctaatatcctttcttctacttgatcaattcagctgttaaaacttgtacatactttgcgaagttctcgtattgtgtttttcagctccatcaattcacttatattcctctgtaaattgtgtattcttgttaacattttgtcaaacctttttttcaaagttcttagtttctttgcattgggttaaaacaagttcttttaattcccagaagtttcttatccaccttttaaagcctgcttctgttactGGAACACagtcgttctccatcaggccttgatccgttgctgatgaggaactctgatcccctgtagagggagaggcattctgattttgggtattctcagcctttttaggctggtttcttccctttgttttagatttatccatctgtgatctttataattaccgtctttgtagttgggtttctgagtggacatccaacttactgattctcagtgctggaatctgagcaacccactgtgccgactaaaacagcggcattaagattgatggtgcttttctgactctgcaccaagaactgccgcTCAGAGGTGCCGACAAAAACACCTggccggccacaagagtcgcgctggcaacccgcggggctcctccgctgggaatctcctggtacgtgagcaacaagaattcatctgaaagtgtggcgtcctctcattctctgcgctttcactgggagctacaatcccgagctgctagtggtcagccatcttggatctctctctcagATAAGTGTATTCTGatttaggaaagagaaaatggtgTGGGTAGaaattcattgaacaaatatttatttggctcCTGCTGAGTACTAGGCATACAGAAGTCATCAAGATAGGTAAAACCCCTACTCTCATGGAGCATGTGTTCTCATGGGGGAGACAAATAGGCATACACAGTTAAATCATGAATTGTGGTAAGTGCTATCAAAGGATGAAGTCAGTTGTTAGGATAGAGAATGGCAATGAAAACTTCCCTTCCCGTGGAGTTGTCAGGGAATACATCTTTGAAAAAGTGTCATTTGAGCTCGGGTCTATAAGATAAGCTAGGCATGGGAAGAGTAGGGAGAAGCCTGATTTAGGCAGAGGAACAACGGGTGCAAATGCCTAGAGGGTGGAAACAAGTTTGTTCCAATTGAAGAACAGGGGAAAATCAGTATGGCTGGACCCTCACGAGCATTGTGGGAAATGGCAGGATATGAGGCTGATGAGAAGCAGGGATTTGTAGGCTGTGGTAAGGGATCTGGATCCTATTTGTAAGTGTAGCAGAAACTTGCACAAAATcaagcactatgggaggccaagacgggaagatcacttgagcccaggagtctgagaccagcctgggcaacatagggaggcatgtctctacaaaaaataaaaatacattagctgggtgtggtggtgctcacctgtggtcccagctactcaggaggctgagaccagaggatcatttgagcctgggaggttgagactgcagtgagccatgactgtgccactgccctccagcctgggtgacagtaagaccctgtctcaagggaaaaaaagaccaacctcacaaatgaagaaaaaaataggcataTACAGATGATGTGAGGCTGGAAAGGAGGATGCCTAGAATTAGGCATGTATCCTGGTCTTACTGGAACATATTGGTATCTAGGGACTCTGGAAAAGATCCAGAGACAGATGACAAATTCAATCACACAGGATGTGTGAGTCAGCCCTTTCCCTGAAAAGCTCTGACCAGACCCTCCCTGGCTCTGATTCTTAGCAACTCCATCCTGCTTCAGGAAACATGTGATGTCAAGGTCTCAAAGGAAAGGGCAGTTCTCCCCAAGACAGCCTGCTAGAGTTTGGGTTGGGTTCCTTTATAGGCAGGGTGGAGCAGGTTTATGGGTGGGCCTCTAAGAAATATTACTGTAAGAAGGGAGTATGGAATAACTTGAGAAAGCAAACATAAGCCTGACTTAGATTTGTGTGAATAATATCTAGTGCCCCAAACCCAAGGGTATATTAAGCATGAGATGGAATTTGAACTTTTAAAGATattctggggctgggtgcagtggctcaaatagttgctaatcccagcactttgggaggccaaagggggcagatcgcttgaacccaggagtttgagaccggcctggcaacatggcaaaaccccgtctctacaaagaaacaaaacagaaaaagatgggcatggtggcatgtacctgtagtcctagctattcaggggggctgaaatgagaggatctcttgaacctgggaagtcaaggctgtagtgagccatgattgcaccactgcactccagcctgggtgacagagtgagactggggGGAAAAAATTTTCTGGAACATCAAGATGTTAAAGAACTTCTATGTTGAAAATGTCACAACTAATGAATTCCAGCCTTGTGGATTCAGTGAAGGACTAGGTGGATAATATGCAAATTAACATGGAATTATTTACTGATGTCTGAAGATGAGAGGTGGCTTTTTTCTGAGGTGCCAGGCTTTTGTAGTCTTTGCCCTTGACCTTTGCCGGGAGGGGACGCAGAAGTTTGGAGCACCTTGGGTGCAACCTTTGAATCCCTTGCCACTTGGGTGTCAGCAATACAGTTTGGATTAAAGTTCTTattccatgtgtgtacctatgcaacaatcttgcatgttcatcacatgtaccccaaaaccgaaaatgcaataaaaataaaaaaaaaataaaaataaataaataaataaaaataaaataaagttcttaTTCACGAAGGAGCATGCAGCTTTTAGTAGACTTCTCAGCAAACAAAATATGTGATCAAGAATGTGCAGAAAATAGTATTTAGAGAAATAGTGGTGAAATGAGTGAGATAAATGGAGAACAATTTCCAGCAAGGAATGGTAAATAAAGATTGAGGGCCAAAGGAGGAAAAGATGCTTAAGAAGCACTTTTTAAAGTAGATGGAAAGCAGAAGTAGTAAGATAGCTGTACTGGAGGAGGCtagacaaaattattttgtacTGCCTTGGCCCTGGGCTTGAAATTATAGCAGGCTACAGCACCCAATATTGAATTGCCGTCCCAAAGCTGCATCTGTATAGTGAGATGACATAGACTCTTTCTTAATCCATGTATGTTTCAACAATTCTAAATGGACGCATTTAATAGTCaactaataataatatttttcttctctcctacATAGAATATGTGCACAAGATAAttctatatttgaatttttccCCCCTGAGCCCAACACTCTAAGTAATCTAACAGTGAGACAGTTTctcttaagaaaaacaaacagactcGGGTTGAAATCTTAACTCTACCATATACCGGCTATCTGTCCTTTGAcatagcttctctgagcctcaatttccttgtctgcaaaatagagataataactATCTCCTAAGACTATTGAGAATTAAAAagctaatacatgtaaagcatctAGTGTattagtaagtgctcaataaatgatggcTTCATTACCTTGAGTTAATTTCAGGGCTGATTGTAGCTGCCAGTGTGTATCAAGCAGGTCTGTGAGGAAGACTCAGGTTAGGAGGTAAGCTAAACCTCTGCTCTTGTTCCCTCTTACCTGTGCAGGTACCTGGCATATACAAATACTGGGCTTTCCTCTCAGACCAAACCGAGGACTATATCAACTAGTTAGAGCCACTGTGGTTTACCGCCATCATCTCCAACTAACTGGCTTCAATCTCTCCTGCCATGTGGAGCCCTGGGCTCAGAAAAGCCCAACCAAACACTTGCCTTCCTCAGAAGGAGGTTCCTCAAAGCCTTCCCTGATGTCTAACGCTTGGAAAGAGATGGATATTACACAACATGTTCAGCAAAGGTTCTGGAATAACAAGAGACAGAGGATCCTAAGACTCCGTTTTATGTGTTGGCAGCAAAAAGATAGTGTTGGTCTTGAGCTCTGGCGTGGCACTTCATCCTTGGACATTGCCTTCTTGTTACTCTATTTCAATGATACTCATAAAAGCATTCAGAAGGCTAAACTTCTTCCCATGGGCATGGAGGAGATCATGGAAAGGGAATCCCCTCTTCTACGGAGAACCCGACAAGCAGGCAGTATCTCAGCTGAGGCTACCGCCTCTTCCTTGAAAGATAGTGAGCCTGAAAATAACCAGTGTTCCCTCCACCCTTTCCAAGTCAGCTTCCGCCAGCTGGGCTGGGATCACTGGATCATTGCTCCCTCATTCTACACCCCGAACTACTGCAAAGGAACTTGTCTCCGAGTATTACGCGGTGATCTCAATTCCCCCAATCACGCCATTGTTCAGAACCTTGTCAATCAGCTCGTGGATTCGAGTGTCCCTCGGCCTTCCTGTGTCCCGTATAAGTATGTTCCCATTAGCGTCCTTCTGATTGAGGCAAACGGGAGTATTTTGTATAAGGAGTATGAGGGTATGATTGCCGAGTCTTGTACATGCAGATGACAGCCAAAGCACAGATAGCTCAGGTTTCCCAGGAAATTGGAGGAGAGTTTAAAATATCAATGTTGAAACTGCAAGTGATCCTGTACCAATCTGTAGGTTGTATTTCTTGCCTTGTTACTTAAGTCTCTTCCCCCACTTTGTAGAAACAGTTCTGATACCAGTCTCCTAGCATGAATCAGTACAGTTTGACCACTAGTCAGAGCCCTTAATGCTTGGATAAGATGTcctctattttgttttccttgggGCTTTGTCCAAGTCAGCAGTCTGTAGTGGTAGAACTTCAGAAATTGTCCAACCTTTCCTAGCCTGGGAAAGGAGGGTTCTTCCCAGTGCCCATATTCTCTGAAACGTTAGACGATTCGGGGTGGTGAAAATAGCTTGGGATTTTATACTCCTTCTTGCCTCCTATGTCCTAGAAGCTACTAGCAGCTAATCAGATAAATTGCCTGCTTCTCTGTTCGCACTGCCTTCTAAACTTTTCTCAGACAGGCTGGATAATTTTCAGGTAACAGTCTTCATAGAAATCTTTTGAGGGAATAGAAGGAAGGAGATCTTTTTCTAAACCAGCAGGGCTTTTCCTCTTAGCCCCTGAATCTGGGAAAAGTACCTGGGGTTCTTTTCTGTCCTAAGTGAGTACGTAGCCTTTAAGGAAGCCCATAAGGAAACTAGAGTATGAAACTGAGATGATAATCCACTTCAAAACCTGCATTTATGGTGAAGAAGAGACCCATGTCACTGCTGATTAGTATTGTGAATGGGGGGATTATTTTAAGTATTCCATGGAACAATAGAGTTCAGGGCATTTTCCTTATGTGATGCCTAAACCCCTGTAAATTACCGCATAAAGAAAGTTCCCAGGTGGCTCAGAGGCTAGGAGTTGGCCTGATTGGGGATGCAGGGGATTACAAGGCTGTGATGGAAGGACTATGGGATGAGGGTGAAACCTGCCAAGGCCTGGAGCTGACTTTATTCTGGACTTGCCTGTTTTATGTGTTCAGTTTGGATTTGGACCTAGGTCCAGATCCTAAAATAAACGATGCTTGCAATGTGACTCCTTTCCACTCCTATACTGTATTTAAATGATGGGACTGGGTTTTGTTgcaaataaatcattcttttgttgttgaagAAAATCTTGACTGTTGTTAGAATTGGGAGAGAGtggaaggaatttattttcttggttcCCTTTAGGTGAGGCTAGGAATTCAACCCTAATCCCTGAAGGACAGGGCTGGAGCACGCTCAGAAGTTCTCTCTTAAGGAAACACTTCTAGCCATCAGCCCTCGCCAAGGTGCCCCTTTGGCTAAGCCCAGTAAGTCTTTCCCTACCCAATTGCTCTTGACTAGTCTTATGGCAATTCTCATGGGATAGGACTGATTTAGGGTAGGTATGTGTGTTTGTCAAATCCCTACATTTCTTACCTATTCATTGTTAACTAACTCGTTTTAACACTCCCTTCAACAACTGGTTCCAGCTAGGCTGAATATCTTGCAAGTGTATAAATACAGGTTTTATTCTTGTGACTGAGGAGGTGTTCCTTAACATCCATTTACCTGTCTACCTTCTTTACGGTATCATTAAGAGTCAGCTCAGGCATTTCTCATCTTCTCAATGTCCCCTTGACACCCCAGCCTCAGGTGTGTATTGTTTTCTAGGTATTCAGAACTCACAAAGCTAGGAGATCATGACTTACTGAAAATCCCTAAGATCCAAGATGTTAAACTTAGGATCTGGTCTTATAACCAAGGTCTATCTTCAGCTAGACTGAATATCTTGCAAGTCTCTAAGTGTCCCTCTGTGTTCATATAGTACTTTGTACTTGCCTTTAATATACTCTAGTATAAATGTTTATTCTTGCAAAAAGATGGAGCCCCTTTTGAGGAGTTCAACTGCATCTTGTCCTTTTCTATATTATAAGAGCCTGACACCTAGTAGGACCTTAATgaatacaaatacacaattatGACTTTTTTGGTGAGCGATACATTCTTCCTGACATCTCAGTTTTCacgcattttatttttccatgggaataaatataaaatactttgtatATCAAGTAAGATGATCCCACTATTTCAAAATCATGATTTAAATCATAATAGAATATAACAGCGATGTTGGGCAGTTTTTGTAATCATTATATATGCTGCAAATTGGTCTGAGAGAGGAACTATGGGCTTCCAGTCTAGCCATTTCCCCAGCCTACTTGGGGTAGGCACAAATATCTAACAGGCCTGAAGACGGACCTTGATTATAGGACCAGATCCTGAGTTCAGTATCTTGGTTCTTAGGGATT from Saimiri boliviensis isolate mSaiBol1 chromosome X, mSaiBol1.pri, whole genome shotgun sequence includes the following:
- the BMP15 gene encoding bone morphogenetic protein 15, whose product is MVLLSILRILFLWELVLIMEHRAQMAEGGQSSIFLPAEAPTLPLIQELLEESPGEQSRKPRLLGHSLRYMLELYQRSADSHGHPRENRTIGATMVRLVKPLTNVAKPRRGTWHIQILGFPLRPNRGLYQLVRATVVYRHHLQLTGFNLSCHVEPWAQKSPTKHLPSSEGGSSKPSLMSNAWKEMDITQHVQQRFWNNKRQRILRLRFMCWQQKDSVGLELWRGTSSLDIAFLLLYFNDTHKSIQKAKLLPMGMEEIMERESPLLRRTRQAGSISAEATASSLKDSEPENNQCSLHPFQVSFRQLGWDHWIIAPSFYTPNYCKGTCLRVLRGDLNSPNHAIVQNLVNQLVDSSVPRPSCVPYKYVPISVLLIEANGSILYKEYEGMIAESCTCR